A genomic window from Parvularcula sp. LCG005 includes:
- the nusG gene encoding transcription termination/antitermination protein NusG, producing the protein MEAKWYIVHAYSNFEKKVADAIRQSAEDKGLGHLFEDILVPTEEKVEVRRGRKVNVEHVSFPGYVLVKMVMNDNAFHVINSTPKVTGFLGSGKKPLPVSQKEIDRIMGAMEEAAAAPAKPKILYDIGETVKVIDGPFASFSGVVEDIDEDNARLKVSVSIFGRATPVELEYGQVDKQA; encoded by the coding sequence ATGGAAGCCAAATGGTATATCGTCCACGCCTACTCGAACTTCGAGAAGAAGGTTGCGGATGCGATCCGGCAGTCAGCTGAGGATAAGGGGCTCGGCCATCTGTTCGAGGACATTCTTGTTCCGACCGAGGAAAAAGTTGAAGTGCGCCGCGGCCGCAAGGTCAATGTCGAGCATGTCAGCTTCCCCGGCTATGTGCTCGTGAAGATGGTGATGAATGACAACGCCTTCCACGTCATCAATTCAACACCCAAAGTCACAGGATTTCTTGGGTCTGGCAAAAAGCCGCTGCCGGTGAGCCAGAAGGAAATCGACCGGATCATGGGCGCAATGGAAGAAGCCGCCGCCGCGCCAGCCAAGCCGAAGATCCTTTACGATATCGGCGAGACGGTGAAGGTGATCGACGGCCCATTTGCCTCGTTCTCTGGTGTTGTCGAGGATATTGACGAGGACAATGCGCGCCTCAAAGTGTCCGTTTCGATTTTCGGCCGCGCCACGCCGGTCGAGCTGGAATATGGTCAGGTCGACAAACAGGCATGA
- a CDS encoding trypsin-like peptidase domain-containing protein: MRHLLAGLFATASVFAFAPEAVSRGAPDSFAELVEDVMPAVVNISTGQKVIGFKPGDSSGDAVSLGSGFIVSTSGIVVTNNHVIDNADTITVTLEGGEEFPAILKAVDRETDLAVLEIQADGRKFPAVKFGNSDSSRVGDWVVAIGQPFGLGGSVSAGIVSARNRNIESGLYDDYIQTDAAINRGNSGGPLFNMSGEVIGVNTVIYSQTGGSVGVGFAVPGNLASRVVSQLIEFGQTQRGYLGVLLEDVTTETQTRLSLDSMNGALVAGLPTMGGPAQIAGIAPDDVIIKFDGKTVKERRDLTRYVADTPVGATVPVVLVRDGKKITVRVTIARRETMTAMSTGTVETAGLTLQTPTDDVKAMYGLPDQTDGVIITHVDVRTDASQSLQPGDVILEIGWDKAVDAEDVEDHLNRLRAARSGPVQILVQRGDKLFYAHINP, encoded by the coding sequence ATGCGTCATCTGTTGGCTGGACTATTTGCGACCGCTTCGGTTTTCGCTTTTGCACCGGAGGCCGTGTCACGCGGCGCACCCGACAGCTTTGCGGAGCTGGTTGAAGACGTCATGCCGGCCGTCGTAAACATATCGACCGGTCAGAAAGTCATCGGCTTCAAGCCGGGCGATTCGAGTGGCGATGCCGTCTCTCTTGGATCCGGCTTTATCGTCAGCACGAGCGGCATTGTGGTGACCAACAACCACGTCATCGACAATGCCGACACCATCACCGTCACCCTCGAGGGTGGTGAGGAATTTCCTGCCATCCTGAAAGCGGTTGATCGGGAAACGGATCTCGCTGTGCTGGAAATCCAGGCCGACGGTCGAAAATTCCCCGCGGTAAAATTCGGCAACAGCGATTCGTCGCGCGTCGGCGACTGGGTCGTCGCTATCGGCCAGCCATTTGGTCTGGGTGGCTCCGTCTCTGCAGGGATCGTGTCGGCACGGAACCGCAATATCGAGAGCGGTCTTTATGACGATTACATCCAGACCGACGCGGCCATCAATCGCGGGAACTCAGGCGGGCCACTGTTCAACATGAGCGGTGAAGTGATCGGCGTGAACACGGTCATCTATTCCCAGACCGGGGGCTCGGTGGGGGTTGGTTTTGCGGTACCGGGCAATCTGGCCAGCCGTGTCGTTTCGCAACTGATAGAGTTTGGTCAGACCCAGCGCGGATATCTTGGTGTCCTGCTGGAAGATGTGACGACGGAAACGCAAACGCGCCTCTCGCTCGATTCGATGAACGGCGCCTTGGTCGCCGGGTTGCCTACGATGGGGGGACCCGCCCAGATTGCCGGCATCGCGCCAGACGATGTCATCATCAAATTCGACGGGAAGACAGTGAAGGAGCGTCGGGACCTGACGCGCTACGTCGCGGACACCCCGGTCGGGGCAACGGTTCCTGTGGTGCTGGTGCGGGACGGCAAGAAAATCACCGTTCGCGTGACGATCGCACGGCGCGAGACCATGACCGCCATGTCGACGGGCACGGTGGAAACCGCTGGCCTGACGCTTCAGACACCGACGGATGATGTGAAGGCGATGTATGGCCTGCCGGACCAGACCGATGGTGTGATCATCACCCATGTCGATGTGCGCACGGATGCTTCCCAAAGCCTGCAACCGGGAGACGTCATTCTGGAAATTGGCTGGGACAAGGCCGTTGATGCGGAAGATGTCGAAGATCATCTGAATCGCCTGCGCGCCGCGC
- a CDS encoding SspB family protein gives MSNDDAELDYAYLAQNALRGVVRDVLSLTRELGAPPGDHHFYIEFMTHAPGVQIPGHLREQYPERMTIVLQHQFEALFVEPDHFGVTLHFNRVPAPLIIPYEAVSQFADPSVNFALQFPIDDSHPSVEDAAATDPSAHSAEVRSFGSHRKDAAKDDGPDDDGPDDRGPSGGSADVVSLDRFRKK, from the coding sequence ATGTCAAATGATGATGCTGAACTCGATTATGCGTACCTTGCCCAGAATGCCCTCCGCGGCGTGGTCCGGGATGTCCTCTCGCTGACCCGCGAATTGGGCGCCCCTCCTGGCGACCACCATTTCTATATTGAATTTATGACTCACGCGCCGGGAGTTCAGATCCCGGGACACCTGCGCGAGCAATATCCCGAACGCATGACCATCGTTCTGCAGCACCAGTTCGAAGCGCTCTTCGTGGAGCCCGATCATTTTGGTGTGACACTGCATTTCAATCGTGTGCCGGCCCCGCTAATCATCCCTTACGAGGCGGTGTCCCAGTTCGCCGATCCGTCAGTGAACTTCGCTCTACAGTTCCCGATCGACGACAGTCATCCATCAGTGGAAGACGCCGCCGCAACAGATCCGTCCGCTCATTCCGCCGAAGTGCGGAGCTTCGGTTCGCATCGGAAGGACGCCGCCAAGGACGATGGGCCGGATGATGACGGTCCGGACGATCGCGGACCGTCGGGCGGATCGGCTGACGTGGTCAGCCTCGACCGTTTCCGCAAGAAATAA
- a CDS encoding P-loop NTPase → MFDRMKDAAQKGMAERRLRGVLREAGVDGGASLSFRVTEDRLRATIVLAENCVITSDKAVNLESRLNAVEGLAGVTLVQTGHGAKTAPAPPPSAAGGHDNPLHLPRRGDTPPPSFKPARPERQRPDGVARVLAVASGKGGVGKSTVAARLALALSAQGQRVGILDLDIYGPSLPVLFGIGDETPEVEDGKLLPIKAAGLELMSIGFLVGEEKSLAWRGPMVMGAAKQLLTEVQWGPLDWLIIDTPPGTGDAHLTLLQRTIIDGTVLVSLPNPMSLADVVRGAALFRKMNIPILGLVENMATLPDGSRPFGDSLATAVADQADLPVIATLPLNPAWAVPIGRTAPAPLPEFASLATLIAGKIDALDPERGAQ, encoded by the coding sequence ATGTTCGATCGAATGAAAGATGCTGCGCAAAAAGGGATGGCCGAGCGTCGGCTACGCGGGGTTCTGCGCGAGGCGGGCGTGGACGGCGGGGCGAGCCTGTCTTTCCGCGTGACTGAAGATCGCTTGCGCGCGACGATCGTCCTTGCGGAAAATTGTGTGATAACAAGCGACAAAGCGGTAAATCTGGAAAGCCGCCTGAACGCTGTTGAAGGTCTGGCCGGGGTCACATTGGTGCAGACCGGCCATGGCGCGAAAACTGCGCCCGCCCCGCCGCCGTCTGCAGCCGGCGGGCACGACAATCCCCTGCACCTGCCCCGCCGCGGCGATACGCCTCCCCCCTCCTTCAAGCCGGCTCGCCCCGAACGCCAACGGCCCGACGGCGTCGCTCGGGTCCTGGCCGTCGCCAGTGGCAAGGGCGGTGTTGGCAAGAGCACGGTCGCCGCGCGACTGGCGCTGGCGCTGTCCGCTCAGGGGCAACGCGTCGGCATTCTTGATCTCGACATTTACGGCCCATCGCTGCCCGTGCTCTTTGGCATTGGCGATGAAACACCAGAGGTCGAGGACGGAAAACTCCTGCCAATCAAGGCTGCGGGCCTCGAACTCATGTCGATCGGTTTTCTGGTTGGCGAGGAAAAGTCTCTCGCCTGGCGCGGGCCGATGGTCATGGGTGCGGCGAAACAGTTGCTGACCGAAGTTCAATGGGGGCCACTGGACTGGCTCATCATCGACACGCCTCCGGGCACGGGCGACGCGCACCTGACTCTACTGCAACGAACCATTATTGACGGCACTGTTCTCGTGTCGCTGCCCAATCCGATGTCGCTGGCGGATGTGGTGCGCGGCGCAGCGCTGTTCCGGAAGATGAACATCCCCATTCTCGGACTGGTCGAAAACATGGCCACCCTGCCCGACGGCTCCCGCCCCTTTGGCGACAGCCTGGCGACGGCCGTTGCAGACCAGGCGGACCTGCCCGTTATCGCAACGCTGCCCCTGAACCCCGCATGGGCCGTCCCCATCGGGCGCACAGCCCCGGCGCCCCTGCCCGAATTTGCCAGTCTGGCGACACTGATTGCCGGAAAAATTGACGCGCTGGACCCTGAACGCGGCGCACAGTAG
- a CDS encoding YajQ family cyclic di-GMP-binding protein yields the protein MPSFDIVSEVDLSEVENACANVMREIGTRYDFKGSSSEVTADGAVISIKADDDMKLNQVHEVLRGHLQRRGIEPGQLDMGKVEQAAGQSVRQTVKVIEGIDTEMAKKIVKEIKAAKLKVQASIQGDSVRVTGKKRDDLQEAIALVKSMKLDQPTQYKNFRD from the coding sequence ATGCCCTCATTCGATATCGTTTCCGAAGTCGACCTCTCTGAAGTTGAAAACGCCTGTGCCAACGTGATGCGAGAAATTGGTACGAGGTATGATTTCAAGGGATCTTCATCCGAGGTGACCGCCGATGGCGCTGTCATTTCCATCAAGGCTGACGACGACATGAAGCTCAACCAGGTGCACGAGGTCCTGCGCGGCCATCTGCAGCGCCGCGGGATTGAGCCGGGTCAGCTGGACATGGGGAAAGTCGAACAGGCGGCCGGACAGTCCGTTCGCCAGACGGTGAAAGTCATCGAAGGCATCGATACTGAAATGGCGAAGAAAATCGTCAAGGAGATCAAGGCCGCCAAGCTCAAGGTTCAGGCTTCGATTCAGGGCGATAGTGTCCGGGTGACAGGCAAGAAGCGCGATGACCTGCAGGAGGCCATTGCGCTCGTCAAATCAATGAAACTTGATCAGCCTACCCAGTACAAAAACTTCCGGGACTGA
- a CDS encoding fasciclin domain-containing protein: MPKLPLLSVIAISFGLVACGNQDDGSAFPEGSRETPSASAAPAEEAPQTIVDVVAANDQFSTLEDLVAIAGLQDDLRGASSVTLFAPSNAAFAALPEGALDVLRRPENREELAALLKYHVVSGQFDSEALGSGGQTLTTLAGMPLQSGVTGEVVTIADAVVISPDIAADNGIIHVIDAVLLPPVQE; the protein is encoded by the coding sequence ATGCCGAAACTGCCACTCTTATCCGTAATTGCGATCTCATTCGGTCTTGTCGCCTGCGGCAATCAGGATGACGGGAGTGCCTTTCCAGAGGGAAGCCGCGAGACACCGAGCGCTTCGGCCGCACCCGCGGAAGAGGCGCCGCAGACCATCGTGGATGTCGTCGCGGCAAATGACCAGTTTTCAACGCTTGAGGATCTGGTGGCAATTGCCGGGCTTCAGGACGATCTGCGCGGTGCATCTTCCGTAACCCTGTTTGCGCCGAGCAACGCGGCTTTTGCAGCCTTGCCTGAAGGTGCTCTTGATGTGCTGCGCCGGCCGGAAAACCGCGAGGAACTGGCGGCCTTGCTGAAATACCATGTTGTTTCGGGCCAGTTTGACAGTGAGGCGCTGGGCAGTGGGGGGCAAACCCTCACCACCCTGGCGGGCATGCCGCTCCAGTCCGGTGTGACCGGCGAAGTGGTGACCATCGCCGATGCGGTTGTCATCAGCCCTGACATTGCGGCGGACAACGGAATCATCCATGTGATCGATGCGGTTCTGCTGCCACCTGTACAGGAATAG
- the hflK gene encoding FtsH protease activity modulator HflK, producing MPWTDRPGGSGNNGGQGPWGQPGGGPNDNRNNGGRRPGDRNSPDLEELLKSGRDRFRRGGNGGAGGGGASEFKMPSGPILGLIGIVVVVLYLASGIYQVSPGARGIVTTFGAYSSLTGPGLKWHAPWPIQDVVVVPVDQDQTVTIGRGAGGKTSMLTSDLNIVDVEMTVNYKVKNDAVIQDGELPNAAKFVFNVEGPENLVRSATESALRQVVGESEFGPIISANRSSVNEKTEEILQEILDSYDSGIEIIRVNFGQADPPPKVIPAQSDVIDARSEAERVVNESTQYANSIVPRARGEARQTELTAQGYGQRVVREARGAASRFKDVYEQYLQAPEVTRRRMYLESMEEVLNKMNKVFIDENTSGAVPYLNLNEINRANRTDNTAGGQ from the coding sequence ATGCCATGGACCGATAGACCCGGCGGGTCAGGAAATAACGGCGGGCAAGGCCCCTGGGGCCAACCCGGCGGCGGCCCGAATGACAATCGTAATAATGGCGGGCGACGTCCCGGCGATCGAAATTCTCCCGACCTTGAAGAGCTTTTGAAATCCGGTCGGGATCGTTTTCGTCGCGGCGGCAATGGCGGCGCCGGTGGCGGCGGTGCCAGCGAATTCAAAATGCCCAGCGGCCCTATTCTCGGCCTGATCGGCATTGTTGTTGTCGTCCTCTATCTGGCATCCGGCATTTATCAGGTGTCGCCGGGTGCGCGCGGTATCGTGACCACTTTCGGCGCCTATTCCAGTCTCACTGGTCCGGGTCTGAAGTGGCATGCGCCATGGCCGATCCAGGACGTGGTGGTTGTACCGGTGGATCAGGACCAGACGGTCACCATCGGTCGTGGTGCCGGCGGCAAGACCTCCATGCTGACCTCTGACCTCAACATCGTCGATGTTGAGATGACGGTGAACTACAAGGTCAAGAACGATGCTGTCATTCAGGATGGTGAGCTGCCGAACGCGGCGAAGTTCGTCTTTAACGTCGAAGGCCCTGAAAATCTGGTCCGCTCCGCCACTGAATCAGCCTTGCGGCAGGTAGTGGGCGAAAGCGAGTTTGGCCCGATCATTTCGGCGAACCGTTCCTCAGTGAACGAGAAAACCGAAGAGATCCTGCAGGAGATTCTAGACAGCTATGATAGCGGGATCGAGATCATCCGGGTGAACTTCGGTCAGGCTGATCCGCCACCAAAGGTCATTCCAGCCCAGAGCGATGTGATCGACGCACGCTCCGAAGCTGAGCGGGTGGTCAACGAGTCAACACAGTATGCCAACTCCATCGTGCCCCGTGCACGGGGTGAGGCGCGGCAGACGGAACTTACCGCGCAAGGCTATGGCCAGCGTGTCGTGCGTGAAGCGCGTGGTGCGGCCAGCCGGTTCAAGGACGTCTATGAACAATATCTTCAGGCCCCTGAAGTGACCCGTCGGCGGATGTATCTGGAATCCATGGAAGAGGTCCTCAACAAGATGAACAAGGTCTTCATCGATGAGAATACCAGCGGTGCCGTGCCGTACCTCAACCTGAATGAAATCAACCGGGCCAACCGCACCGACAACACAGCCGGAGGCCAGTAA
- the ctrA gene encoding response regulator transcription factor CtrA, with product MRVLLIEDDGATAQSIELMLKSDGFNCYTTDLGEEGVDLGKLYDYDIILLDLNLPDMTGFDVLKQLRVAKVNTPILILTGLGDTENKVRGLGFGADDYMTKPFHKDELVARIHAIVRRSKGHSQSVITTGSLIVNLDAKTVEVAGQRVHLTGKEYQMLELLSLRKGTTLTKEMFLNHLYGGMDEPELKIIDVFICKLRKKLAAATEGEHYIETVWGRGYVLRDPAEEVAA from the coding sequence TTGCGCGTTCTGTTGATTGAAGATGATGGTGCAACGGCACAAAGCATCGAGCTGATGCTGAAGTCGGACGGGTTCAACTGCTACACCACAGATCTTGGTGAAGAAGGGGTCGACCTCGGAAAATTGTACGATTACGACATAATTCTTCTTGACCTTAACCTGCCGGACATGACGGGCTTTGACGTCCTGAAACAGCTCCGTGTAGCGAAGGTCAACACACCAATCCTGATCCTCACCGGTCTCGGCGATACCGAGAACAAGGTTCGCGGTCTGGGCTTTGGCGCTGATGACTACATGACCAAGCCGTTCCACAAGGACGAACTGGTCGCCCGGATCCACGCCATTGTGCGCCGGTCGAAGGGTCACAGCCAGTCTGTCATCACCACGGGTTCGCTTATTGTTAACCTCGATGCGAAAACCGTCGAAGTTGCCGGTCAGCGCGTTCATCTGACGGGTAAAGAGTATCAGATGCTGGAGCTGCTTTCGCTCCGCAAGGGCACGACCCTGACCAAGGAGATGTTCCTGAACCATCTCTATGGTGGTATGGACGAGCCGGAACTGAAAATCATTGACGTGTTCATCTGTAAGCTGCGCAAGAAACTCGCTGCAGCAACCGAGGGCGAACACTATATCGAGACCGTCTGGGGTCGCGGCTATGTGCTGCGGGATCCAGCCGAGGAAGTGGCCGCGTAA
- the secE gene encoding preprotein translocase subunit SecE has protein sequence MPKSKHRKKTGRTGTGDAIAMSSASAGDTPNREKTEKTKKASVGPIQFLRQVRDESQKITWTTRSETMVSTIMVLIMVALASVFFLIVDQVLRFIVPLILNINA, from the coding sequence ATGCCGAAGTCCAAACATCGCAAGAAAACAGGTCGGACCGGCACGGGCGACGCGATCGCCATGTCGTCGGCGTCTGCGGGCGACACCCCGAACCGCGAGAAGACCGAAAAGACCAAGAAGGCGTCGGTTGGGCCGATCCAGTTCCTGCGGCAGGTCCGCGACGAAAGTCAGAAAATCACCTGGACAACGCGCAGCGAGACCATGGTCTCGACGATCATGGTTCTGATCATGGTGGCGCTGGCCAGTGTCTTCTTCCTGATCGTCGATCAGGTGCTGCGCTTCATCGTGCCGCTCATTCTCAATATCAACGCCTAA
- a CDS encoding protease modulator HflC → MNPFMRFIAIVVVGGALIFAGSIFFTVKQWQQAIVLEFGAPKGGAINEPGSDEAGLQMKLPWQNVIYLDARNLDFDLPSSLEIVVANEERLLVDAFVRYQITDPLLYYQSLGAASSNANEIRAQFNNRLTNILSEAMRGQLGSKTIRLIINEQRAQIMAAIKADVTEEARKLGVTIIDVRIRQADFPDANADNVYRRMVSDYNQQAERIRAEGQRRAQEIRAEADKEVVRILAVAEERSQIIRGRADAIRNCIFANAYQGVPARIADTPPSDAPIADAGENGTSLTDAQIAAILGVTCQSTSTGPVRDASRQEFFDFYRSLEAYQTALKTGDTMVLSPNSEFFRYFNGEGGAR, encoded by the coding sequence ATGAACCCCTTTATGCGATTTATTGCCATCGTTGTGGTGGGCGGCGCGCTGATCTTTGCGGGCTCCATCTTTTTCACCGTGAAACAATGGCAGCAGGCCATTGTGCTCGAATTTGGTGCCCCGAAGGGTGGTGCCATCAATGAGCCAGGCAGCGATGAGGCTGGCCTGCAGATGAAACTGCCATGGCAGAATGTCATCTATCTGGATGCGCGGAACCTCGATTTCGATCTGCCAAGCTCGCTTGAGATCGTTGTCGCGAACGAGGAACGACTGCTGGTGGACGCGTTTGTCCGTTATCAGATCACCGATCCGCTCCTTTATTACCAAAGCCTCGGTGCCGCCTCTTCGAATGCAAATGAAATTCGGGCCCAGTTCAACAATCGCCTGACAAACATTCTCAGTGAGGCGATGCGGGGACAGTTGGGGTCGAAGACCATCCGGCTGATCATCAATGAACAGCGGGCGCAGATCATGGCGGCCATCAAAGCTGACGTGACTGAGGAAGCCCGCAAGCTGGGCGTTACGATCATCGATGTGCGCATCCGTCAGGCGGACTTCCCAGATGCCAATGCTGACAACGTCTATCGCCGCATGGTGTCAGACTATAATCAGCAGGCCGAGCGTATTCGTGCCGAAGGGCAACGCCGCGCACAGGAGATCCGGGCTGAAGCTGACAAGGAAGTGGTCCGCATTCTGGCCGTGGCCGAAGAACGCTCGCAGATCATACGCGGTCGGGCCGATGCCATCCGCAACTGCATCTTCGCCAATGCCTATCAGGGTGTGCCTGCAAGGATCGCTGACACCCCGCCAAGCGACGCACCGATTGCCGATGCGGGCGAAAACGGAACCAGTCTCACTGACGCACAGATTGCCGCTATCCTTGGCGTGACCTGTCAGTCGACGTCGACTGGGCCGGTGCGTGATGCATCGCGGCAGGAGTTCTTTGACTTCTATCGCTCGCTTGAAGCCTATCAGACCGCTCTGAAGACCGGCGACACGATGGTTCTGTCTCCGAACTCGGAGTTCTTCCGCTATTTCAACGGAGAAGGGGGGGCTCGCTAA